DNA from Paraburkholderia largidicola:
TCGTGGCGCTGCCGCGTGGATCGGCTAGAACAGCATGCCCAGCGCCGTCTCCAGCACCATGCGCTTGAACTTCTTCTCATGCTGCGGCAGCGATGAGAACGCCAGCATCAGGTGGCTGTACGCGACGGTCTTGCTGATCGCGTTCAGCAGCATGAAAAACATCAGCTCCGCGTCCTTGACCTTCAGCGCGTCCTGCCGCGCGGCGTCGGCGAAGATCGGCACCAGCGCGTCGTGATACGGGCGCACCAGCCGCTCGATCAGCACGTTGAGCCGCTCGCCTTCTTCCGTCGCCGCCGTCGAAAAGAAAATGCCCACGTCGGGGTCGCCGAACACCTCGTCGATGAATCTCGCCACCGCCATTTCCACCCGCGCCTTCGCGTCCAGCGGCGCGGTCCGCAACGCCAGCGTCGCGTCGACCATCGGCGCCATCTGGTCGGCGATCTGCTCGACGACGGCCAGCCACAACGTTTCTTTCGATCCGAAATGATGCGCGACGAGTGCCGCATCGACGCCTGAGTCGCGCGCGATCTCGCGCACGCTCGTTGCCTCGAATCCCCGTTTGCCGAAACTCTTGCGTGCATTGCGCAGGATCAGGTCCGGCCCGACCGATGCCGTCGACGCCGGGCGTCCGCGTGCGCGTTTCTTGTCCTTCTGGGGCTCTGCTGTTGCCGTCACGTCTTTCATTCGAATGAGCTTGCCGATCGTCAGATCACGCGTGAGTTTAACCGAGCGCCCGAGGGGCGGCCGAAGTGGGCCGCGCGACGCATGCGTTTGACACGAACGTCCGGCGCCGTTACGATCTCGATATTCATCACGTGTTGAATTAATCATGCCAGAACGCATACGGATCGAAGAGCACGCCGATGTCTGGTGTCGGACTGTCGTGGCGATTCGCAATTTCGACGTCACACCGGAACCCGTCGCAACACCACGCCCGGAACGTCCGGCGCGCCGCAGGCCGCGCACAGCAGCATGCTGGGATGGGCGAAGCCAGCCGACGGTACGCGTGCTCGACAAGCCGACCGCGCAGACGCTGACGGTTTCATGGTGCGACGCCCGCACGGGCCACTACGGCTATCAGACATGGCGCGTGAACATCGCGCGCCGGGCGGGACAATGCGTGCTGACGGGCCGCAGCATCGCGGCGGGCGAAACCGTCTACTGCCCGCGCGCGAACGGCACGCCGCCGGGCAACGCGGGCGCGATGATCGTCGCGTCAGGCGTCGATATCTGACGCAAATGGCGTCGAAGGCCGCCCAAGGTGGCAGGACAGGGCGCAATGTCGCGCAATGGAGACACGGAAAGACTTCGAAATATTGCGCAATCGATGCGCAATCACGCAACGGACGGGCGGTTTGCGGTCTGTCCGAGGCTTGCCGGCGCGATGATGGACGACGGGTTGT
Protein-coding regions in this window:
- a CDS encoding TetR/AcrR family transcriptional regulator encodes the protein MKDVTATAEPQKDKKRARGRPASTASVGPDLILRNARKSFGKRGFEATSVREIARDSGVDAALVAHHFGSKETLWLAVVEQIADQMAPMVDATLALRTAPLDAKARVEMAVARFIDEVFGDPDVGIFFSTAATEEGERLNVLIERLVRPYHDALVPIFADAARQDALKVKDAELMFFMLLNAISKTVAYSHLMLAFSSLPQHEKKFKRMVLETALGMLF
- a CDS encoding DUF3331 domain-containing protein; translated protein: MPERIRIEEHADVWCRTVVAIRNFDVTPEPVATPRPERPARRRPRTAACWDGRSQPTVRVLDKPTAQTLTVSWCDARTGHYGYQTWRVNIARRAGQCVLTGRSIAAGETVYCPRANGTPPGNAGAMIVASGVDI